ATCCTCCGAAAATCGCATATTCATGATGTGTATATGTTCTGAGCTATAGCTCATGTAAATTCCTCAGTCCTATTGAGTGGGTTGTGGTTTTGCATAAATGCAGTTGAATGAGTTAAATACCCTCCAAATTTTTCATAGAATTTATGTTTAAAGCAGTAATACAACATGGCTGTTTTTTCAGGCATCGGAATTAGGCGCTGTGCCTCATAGCACATTTCTTCCACTACTGCTGCATAAGGTTTAACAGTATGGTCAGGCTCACCAACAATTTTTTCGGATGGCGCATTCTCAAAAATGTAAAAACCCAACAAGCGCATTACTGGGCGCAAGTAGCCCTTGCCGAAAGCTGACTTTTCACCAAACAGTAAGTGCCAACCAAGGTCTAAAGCATCGCCATCGTAATAACGCCCAAGGCGGTCACGCTTGCCTTCATAAATTTCGGTATAGCCCACATCCTGCCCATCCACCCCTACGATCAACAAACGGTGATGATCATCAGCCAGCATTTTTTCAAAATAAACAGCAAGGTCGATTTCCGACTTATTCAGCTGCCACTGCGGTATAACGTGGGGCTCATGCATCCATTTATGTAACAGTGCTAAGTCCTGGGGGTATTGCACTTGGCGCAAGTAAAATTGCGTCTCATTCTCATAGTATTCATAAAAATCGGGAAGTTGCTGTGACAGTGTTTTCATGTGGAAGCCTTCTAATTTTTTAGTGTTTTACGATGCGATACGCTTTGTGGTTGTATCTTCTGTTGATTTCGCCACCTGTTCTGACCAGCGTTTTAAGGTTTCAGGGCTGACTGGATTGGCAATTGGATCTAAAAATACAGGGACAGGACGTTCTGCTTCGTCGTTGTAACTAGTAGTAAATAGACGTACTCGGTTTAAACAAATTTTTTCAAATTCGGCTCTAAACATGGCAAATTTTTCAATACGTTCTGCCAACTCTGGATGCGACTGATGAAACGCCTCAATCACTGATGAAATGGTCTGCCAAAACTCAACTTCACTATGCTCAGGATAGTCTTGTAGGAATACATTACAGATATAGCGGTAATGCACCATAAACAGCCCAGTGAAAATAAAATGACTGAGTTCCTGCGCAGGATGTCGCAGTAAAATTTGTCCCTCAATAGGTAAACCTGCCAACTCTGGGAAGTCTTCATCGACCAAGTTGACATCATCAATAAAGTCTTTCAGCACCATTTTCTGCGGTACGCCATTGGCGTGAATCAGCATGGTATTTTCCCCATGTGGAGAAAAAGCCAAGCCATATTTGTACAAGCAAATTAAGAGTGGCGTGACCGATACTTCGGCAAAGCGTTTTAACCACTGTAATGGACTCAAACCCGAGGCCTGAACCAGCACAGCTAATATTGACTGTCCGTCGATGTCACGATGTAATAAAGCCGCTTGAGAAAGTGCCTGTTCACCAGTTCCAATCACTGGGTCTATACTTTCACGCCATAAGCATCCAAACAGTTCTTTAAACTGATAAGGCGCACCTTCAATCTGATCGAAACAAGGCTGATGAATAGTCAAAGTTGCAACTTCACCTAAAAATACAACGCCTGACTGCTTCAAGTCTGGATCTTGAGATTGAATCTGCTTTAACCAAGCTGTGACGGCTGGAGCTGCTAAGTTTCGTTTAGACGGTAACCCGCGATATACCGCCGTATTGAAGATACTGACAGGCAATTTGACATAATGCCGCTCAGGCTGACTAATATTGCAAAGCGTGCGAATCGACTGCATCGGCACGTAGTCATCGTCTCCAATACCTAACTCGATAATACGCTGATCTACAATTTCATTGGCATAGGTTGGCATTAACCATTGGTGCCACTGCCATGCATGTACGGGAATGAGGAAATAGTCACGACAAGAACAGCCTCTGTCATGTAATTTTTGTTCAAAATTTGCAAGTTCTTTTGCACTTAACTCATGTTGATAAAGTGTCCCTGCTTGCCACTCCTTGGTAGAACGGAACTCTGCTAAATCACGATGGACTGCTAGCCACAGTACTTTTACAGTTGGCGAAAGTTCAGGAGCTGCACTTAAGTAGTCATCATAACCAAAACCCATCCGACCTTTACTCATAATTAACCACGGATGACCACGGAGCATACCTTCAATTTCATAATGCGATGCGGTCAATACCGCTACACTGCTTAAACGACTTTCATCAAATAAATGCGCTTCAGCTAACCATGTATTGTTCATTTCTTTGATCAAATACGCCTTAGTAAAAGGCTTAACTTCAGTTTGATTTGAAAAGGCGCGAATAAAAGTATGTAAGTTCCATGCAGGAATATCCTCAACCGCACCCAACTCGCGTACCGAACCCTCCTCAATTTGCCAATGTCCCAATAAATAGTTCTGAGCTTTAAAGGTATAGCTTTGATCATCCAAAAGAAGTTGATAGCTGTGGTCTCTTAAATGAGTCACTTGAATAATTTCTTCATATAAAAATTCAGCAATCGCCATTTCGATTAAACGCTGTCCTGCTGAACGCCACTGTTTCTGATTCACTTGAAGTTGTGCAAAGTTCATATTATTTTCTCGAATGTATAGGCCGTCATAGATGGATGTAGACCTGTTTGTATTTTTTGCTGTTCAGTATTTTTGGACTTGGATAAAGAATGAACTGAAACTGATACCCTCTGAGTGGATATGCCATGCTGCACATACACTTCGGGGTTTAACTCAGGTTTAAAGTGCTGGAAAGTCTGCTCATTACTTCCTATTTCATAGAGCTGATAACCGAGCAATTGATTGGCAATCGTCGCTGCTCGAAATGCACCAAGTCCTAAGTCTGGTGTACCAACACCATGACTATGCATCTCTTGGTTTTGCACAAAAATTTCGCCCATCGCACTATGCTGTAAACGATAATCTTGACTGACTTTCCAGCGCCCCATTTGATCGGTTGCAATCAAAGGTTTTAAATATTTCAAAAATGAAAACTCAGGGCTGTAATAACCTGTGGATGCAACCACAAAGTCAACATCCATATAGAAGCGCTGTTTAGTTACCGTATGTTCAAGACTTAATCTGATGTGCTGACTTTCCATCAACTCAGCATCAAGCAACTGAATTTGCGCATGCAAATGTGTTTTTTGCGGGGTAGATGCAATACTACGGTGATAGAGCCTTTGGTAAATATCTCGTATGGTTTTGGCACTAATACCTTTGTACAACAACGCTTGATCTTGTAACTGCGCAGCTTTTTGTGACTCCGAAAGCGTGTAAAAATGCTGGGTATAGTTCGGGCTAAAATGTTCCAACCCCAAAGGGGCATATTCCATCGGGAAAAAGCCATTGGAACGCGTCAGCCAGTGCAACTTGAAGTCTGCTATTTTGGTACGATCATGTTGATACTGCTGATCGAACAAATCCAAGAAAACCTCAGCAGAAGACTGGCCAGAACCTAAGACCACGACATTACCTTTTAGTTTTTCTTTTTGATGTGTCAAATAGTCTGATGAATGAATACATTTCTCAGGAACTTGCTGCTGTAACTTATGTAAACAATCAGGTAAATAAGGCAAGTTACCTGAACCAATTACTAGGTTTCGGCACAAGTAACGGATAAAACGGCCACCTTGTTCAACCACGACCTCATAACCTTCACTTTTAGCATAAATGGCCTTAACTGTTGATTGGTATTGAATATGACTGAGTTGATCTGCCACCCATTGGCAATAATGGTTGTATTCACTACGTGGAATGTGTTGCTGTTCAAGAAAGTAGAACTTATATAAGCGCTGTTGTGTTTTTAAATAATTCAAAAAACTCAACGGGCTAGTCGGATCGACCATCGACACCAGGTCTGCCATAAATGGAACTTGCAAAACTGTATTGGGGAGTTGCATACCTGCATGCCAGTCGAACTGCGCTTTTTTCTCAAAGAACAGATAGCTTAATTCCGTCTTTTCATGCAACAGACTGGCAAGGCTTAAGTTAAATGGCCCAAGGCCAATCGCAATAAAATCAAGCATAGAGAGCATCCTCTTGTTTGATACATAACGGATTGGCTAACTGAATATAGACCGACTGATTTTCAACAGCTGCTATTAATTCATCTAGTTCATATAATCGGGTCAACAAGTTGCCCTTATAGGGTAAAGTCTGCTGATACAACAAACTCTGAATTAAACTACTCTCTGGATATTGTTTTAAAAGCTCCAATAGATATTGCTGAAGCACTGTAAGTAAATCGTGTTCACTTATATAGCCTGTTGCACCAATGGCATTAATGATGCCGAATAAGGTATTACCAAAAAAATAATAACTAAAACGCTCATCAACAAATGCCTTTGGGCCAACCGCATGAGCTTTGTCATTCAACTCTGGGAACTGTTGTAAAATTTCAGTTGCAAACTCTTCGATATAATAAAAGCCTTGATTGTCCCGTAGCCATAGCCACTGTGGCCAGCCATCTTTCAACTCAACCAAGACATTTTGTTGATGCGACTCAAAGGCCATACCATAACGATGATAAACGTACATGAGTGGGCTCAGACTGATATTTAAGAAAGCCTTAAACCAGTCGTGGGCAATTTGTATTTTATCATCTCGCCTGTGTTGAACTGCGATTTGCTCAAATAATGCGTTAAAACGATTGCGTTCTTTTATAGGATGGTCCTGACATAATGAAGCAATACATGTCACTTGCTGTTTTAGATCAAATGGCTGATCACGCACGATACAGATTGTTTCATCAATAATTTCACCATCTAGCTGTAGAGCAATCCATGCAGGATCATTGACCGCTTTTAGGCTTGGGCATTGTTTTAAAATATCTCGGCCCAATTCACTATGCCAAAGCCGATGCGTCTTTTCACCGCGATGGCATTCTTTGGCTAAGTTGACACGTATAGAGTTAGTAATCATCACTGAAAGCGAAGGTTTCAGCATCCACGGCGCACTAAAACTAGCTAGAGTGCGAACAGATGTTGTTGGTGAGAAGAGCCATGCTTTTTCACCCAAGTCGATAATTTTCAATTTCGTTTTTAAACGTTTAAACCACGCTTTACTTTGTAAATAGCGGGCTTGCCACGGATGTAAGGGTAATAATTTATAATGTGAATAGGTAGACAGCGTGACTCTTTCGGCTTCTGAGAGATGCCATTGAATTTCTTGCTTCAATTGTTCTGAAAAAGGGTTCTCAAGTGCTGTTCCTTCAGCAATATATTCGGGTGCTACTAGCCAATAGTGAAGTTGAGTTTGTCCTCTGGCTTCAGGTGAATATTTCTGCCAGTCTTCATGTACAAAGCCTGTTCTGCTTTTTGGCGCAGGATGCATGCTATGCCCTAAAATCAAAGCTTGTTCAGATGCGATAAAACTTTGCTCAGCCTGAACAAGCTCGTCAAAATCATCTGCTCGGATATTTAAAAACTGTTGTAAAGCATCACGGCTTTGGATCCAACGCTCTAATAATGAGGCTGCGTCTACTTGACCTTGGGTTTGCTGAACCAACTCTTCTAGTAGCAGACTGACCATTGCAACTGAGCTAAAGTTAAGCTTCTGACCTTTTTGAAAAATTTGAGGCAAAGCAGCAATACGATGCCGCCCAACACGGCTGACATAGCTTAACGGAACAAAAAGCTGCGCTTGAATTAAATTGAGTGGTAAAGATAACAGCGTCAAACCTTGGCTAAACGCGAGTTGAGTTGAGTTTTGTTGATACTTCTCAAGCAAATTAGAATTGCCTGTTTCTTGTGAGTATGCATTGACTAGATGTTGCATCGCCAAGCGATTGGCTTGCTCTTTCATCTGACCATATCCTCTTATAAAAGCTTATTCCAAGCTCATTTCATGTAATTATGTTTCTTAAAGGTGTTCACGTTGGCCAACGCTGTAAAACATGCTAATGGTAATTATTATCATTTATCTTTGCAATTTTGTTTGCTTTTGGAAAAACCACATAAAAAACAACATAAATTATTGTTTTATATTTATTTTAAATTATTAATCAGTTTTTTAAATATAGAGTATATGAAATTACACCATAGCTTTAAATGATAGTTTATGAATTTATAATTGATCTGAACTATAAATTTTCTCTATCTTAGATTGAAAAAAGCCCACTCAGATGACCTGAATGGGCTCTAAAATAAACTAAAAGTAAACGCAAGATTCGCTGTTTATTCATCCAACAAATCAGCAAAACTAGCAGAAAGTACTTTGGCCAAATCCTGAGGCTTTAAACCGATATCCAATCCACGTTTACCGCCACTGACATATAGTTTTTCCAGTTGTTCCGCGCTTTGGTCAATTACAGTTTTTAACTTTTTTTTCTGCCCTACAGGACTAATCCCTCCGACCAAATAACCTGTCAGTCGTTCTGCATCTTTAGGATCGGACATTTTTAGTTTTTTTGCCCCCACTGCCTGCGCCACTTTTTTCAAGTTCAACTGATGATGTACAGGAAGAATTGCAACAAAATAGTTTTTTTCATCGGTCACTAACAGTGTTTTAAACACCTCTTCGACACGTAAGTTTAATTTTTCCGCAGCTTCGAGTCCGAAGCTTTTGGCATTGGCATCATGCTCATATTCATGAATAGAAAATTCGATTTTATTGGCTTTCAAAAGTTTGGTTGCTGGTGTCATTACTGTTCAATATTTTCATTACATACATCGCAGTATAAGCCTTTTAAAAAGGAATGTTTAGCGGTAGACCCTTACATGAGCATCGAACTTACAAGCACTCAGTAAAGCAATGACTGTAAGTTCGATGTCAACCATGTATTCAGCTTGTTATCGCTGAAATATCGTCGCCTAGTCAGCACTTAATCCGAATTTTTTAAAGATTTGAGCACGGCGCTTAGGCAAGATATTGGCTTTGGTCAAATCACCTTGGTAGTGATCAAACACCCGTTGATCCATCATTTTAAACCACAGCTTTGGAATTAATGCTGGAATCAACATGGTGGCATAACCACTCGGTAGCTCTGGGGCTTCATCAAAATGCCTTAAGGCCTGAAATGGGCGGGTTGGATAGGCATGATGATCTGAATGGCGTTGTAGCTGATATAAGAATAAATTCGTCACAATGTTGTTATTATTCCAGCTGTGTTCAGGCATGGTTCGCGCATAGCTGCCATCTTCTTTTTGGCTACGCTTTAAACCATAGTGTTCAATATAATTAATAATTTCGAACAGACTCACCCCATAAAATGCCTGTGTCACCAGATATGGCGCTACTTTTTTACCAAACAATTTCAACATGATTGCATGAAAGCCCGCACTCATTGCCCATCCATGAAACAGTTCATTTTCTTTGCAAAAAAAAGACAGTCCTTTTCGTTTTAAGCGTTTATGTTCAATTTCAACCGCTGACTTCAACCCGCCGAAAACAGTTCGTGGCCAAAACTCATAAAAAGTCTCGCCCATTTTCGATGAAGCAGGATCTTCGGGTGTCGCAGCACGTTTATGGTGTCCATAAGGGTGCTCTATACGGAAATGATTGTAGACCAACGGCGCTAAAGTCATATGTGACCAATAATGATCTGATTTTTTAGGACGATGGCACAACTCATGTGCTGTATTTACTGCTACTCCATTAATTGCCCCCATGGAGACACCCAATAATATTTGATCGAGCATTGATACATTTTGGCGGGTCACCACATAACCTGCAAACAGGTTGGCTGCCATTTGTAGCGGAATGAACAATTTCACAATACGGTCATAGTACGGGTCATTCACCAAGACCTTAATTTCATCATCTGAAGGGTTGTTCTCATCTGCACCAACCAAAGCATCGACCGCTGGAATGATGACATGTAATAATAGTGGCCCACCTAAGGCAAATATTTTCTTAGTGGGTTTTGGACCAAAATGATAGCCCGCTAAAATGCCCATGCCAATCACAGGAAGCCCAGGACTCAAGAGCCAGCCAAAACGCTTTTTATCCATCCCTGCTGCATTTTTAACGACTACGCTAGAATTCGTCATTTTCACTGATGCATTCATTACCATTCTTCCAATTTTCTTGTTATGCCTTTATATTTCTAGAAATGGGACATAAAAAACAGTTGCTAACGTCCAAGAAAACAGCGTA
This DNA window, taken from Acinetobacter sp. WCHA55, encodes the following:
- a CDS encoding IucA/IucC family protein → MNFAQLQVNQKQWRSAGQRLIEMAIAEFLYEEIIQVTHLRDHSYQLLLDDQSYTFKAQNYLLGHWQIEEGSVRELGAVEDIPAWNLHTFIRAFSNQTEVKPFTKAYLIKEMNNTWLAEAHLFDESRLSSVAVLTASHYEIEGMLRGHPWLIMSKGRMGFGYDDYLSAAPELSPTVKVLWLAVHRDLAEFRSTKEWQAGTLYQHELSAKELANFEQKLHDRGCSCRDYFLIPVHAWQWHQWLMPTYANEIVDQRIIELGIGDDDYVPMQSIRTLCNISQPERHYVKLPVSIFNTAVYRGLPSKRNLAAPAVTAWLKQIQSQDPDLKQSGVVFLGEVATLTIHQPCFDQIEGAPYQFKELFGCLWRESIDPVIGTGEQALSQAALLHRDIDGQSILAVLVQASGLSPLQWLKRFAEVSVTPLLICLYKYGLAFSPHGENTMLIHANGVPQKMVLKDFIDDVNLVDEDFPELAGLPIEGQILLRHPAQELSHFIFTGLFMVHYRYICNVFLQDYPEHSEVEFWQTISSVIEAFHQSHPELAERIEKFAMFRAEFEKICLNRVRLFTTSYNDEAERPVPVFLDPIANPVSPETLKRWSEQVAKSTEDTTTKRIAS
- the ybaK gene encoding Cys-tRNA(Pro) deacylase — encoded protein: MTPATKLLKANKIEFSIHEYEHDANAKSFGLEAAEKLNLRVEEVFKTLLVTDEKNYFVAILPVHHQLNLKKVAQAVGAKKLKMSDPKDAERLTGYLVGGISPVGQKKKLKTVIDQSAEQLEKLYVSGGKRGLDIGLKPQDLAKVLSASFADLLDE
- a CDS encoding lysine N(6)-hydroxylase/L-ornithine N(5)-oxygenase family protein gives rise to the protein MLDFIAIGLGPFNLSLASLLHEKTELSYLFFEKKAQFDWHAGMQLPNTVLQVPFMADLVSMVDPTSPLSFLNYLKTQQRLYKFYFLEQQHIPRSEYNHYCQWVADQLSHIQYQSTVKAIYAKSEGYEVVVEQGGRFIRYLCRNLVIGSGNLPYLPDCLHKLQQQVPEKCIHSSDYLTHQKEKLKGNVVVLGSGQSSAEVFLDLFDQQYQHDRTKIADFKLHWLTRSNGFFPMEYAPLGLEHFSPNYTQHFYTLSESQKAAQLQDQALLYKGISAKTIRDIYQRLYHRSIASTPQKTHLHAQIQLLDAELMESQHIRLSLEHTVTKQRFYMDVDFVVASTGYYSPEFSFLKYLKPLIATDQMGRWKVSQDYRLQHSAMGEIFVQNQEMHSHGVGTPDLGLGAFRAATIANQLLGYQLYEIGSNEQTFQHFKPELNPEVYVQHGISTQRVSVSVHSLSKSKNTEQQKIQTGLHPSMTAYTFEKII
- a CDS encoding GNAT family N-acetyltransferase, whose translation is MKTLSQQLPDFYEYYENETQFYLRQVQYPQDLALLHKWMHEPHVIPQWQLNKSEIDLAVYFEKMLADDHHRLLIVGVDGQDVGYTEIYEGKRDRLGRYYDGDALDLGWHLLFGEKSAFGKGYLRPVMRLLGFYIFENAPSEKIVGEPDHTVKPYAAVVEEMCYEAQRLIPMPEKTAMLYYCFKHKFYEKFGGYLTHSTAFMQNHNPLNRTEEFT
- a CDS encoding alkane 1-monooxygenase, producing the protein MNASVKMTNSSVVVKNAAGMDKKRFGWLLSPGLPVIGMGILAGYHFGPKPTKKIFALGGPLLLHVIIPAVDALVGADENNPSDDEIKVLVNDPYYDRIVKLFIPLQMAANLFAGYVVTRQNVSMLDQILLGVSMGAINGVAVNTAHELCHRPKKSDHYWSHMTLAPLVYNHFRIEHPYGHHKRAATPEDPASSKMGETFYEFWPRTVFGGLKSAVEIEHKRLKRKGLSFFCKENELFHGWAMSAGFHAIMLKLFGKKVAPYLVTQAFYGVSLFEIINYIEHYGLKRSQKEDGSYARTMPEHSWNNNNIVTNLFLYQLQRHSDHHAYPTRPFQALRHFDEAPELPSGYATMLIPALIPKLWFKMMDQRVFDHYQGDLTKANILPKRRAQIFKKFGLSAD
- a CDS encoding IucA/IucC family protein; translated protein: MKEQANRLAMQHLVNAYSQETGNSNLLEKYQQNSTQLAFSQGLTLLSLPLNLIQAQLFVPLSYVSRVGRHRIAALPQIFQKGQKLNFSSVAMVSLLLEELVQQTQGQVDAASLLERWIQSRDALQQFLNIRADDFDELVQAEQSFIASEQALILGHSMHPAPKSRTGFVHEDWQKYSPEARGQTQLHYWLVAPEYIAEGTALENPFSEQLKQEIQWHLSEAERVTLSTYSHYKLLPLHPWQARYLQSKAWFKRLKTKLKIIDLGEKAWLFSPTTSVRTLASFSAPWMLKPSLSVMITNSIRVNLAKECHRGEKTHRLWHSELGRDILKQCPSLKAVNDPAWIALQLDGEIIDETICIVRDQPFDLKQQVTCIASLCQDHPIKERNRFNALFEQIAVQHRRDDKIQIAHDWFKAFLNISLSPLMYVYHRYGMAFESHQQNVLVELKDGWPQWLWLRDNQGFYYIEEFATEILQQFPELNDKAHAVGPKAFVDERFSYYFFGNTLFGIINAIGATGYISEHDLLTVLQQYLLELLKQYPESSLIQSLLYQQTLPYKGNLLTRLYELDELIAAVENQSVYIQLANPLCIKQEDALYA